A DNA window from Vigna unguiculata cultivar IT97K-499-35 chromosome 10, ASM411807v1, whole genome shotgun sequence contains the following coding sequences:
- the LOC114166989 gene encoding sporozoite surface protein 2-like translates to MESKIKLSDPNGPDDPDGLDNPDKPNDQDRPDDKDRPDDQDEPDDQDGLDNPDMLNNTDGPKNPDGPDDQDGPDDQDGPDNPDMPDNTDGLDDPNGPENPDGPKEPDEPYDPDEPNDLNGTMTRTGPTIQTGPMMQTGPMTRTGQRLVGYVTEVDKDHDGSEEVEVQGVIKWRVRGHDEVKGQEGQMVMKLTVRGDKVEGQG, encoded by the exons ATGG AGTCAAAGATTAAGTTGagcgacccaaacgggcccgatgacccagacgggctTGACAACCCGGACAAGCCCAATGACCAGGACAGGCCCGATGACAAGGACAGACCCGACGACCAAGATGAGCCCGACGACCAGGACGGGCTTGACAACCCGGACATGCTAAACAACACGGACGGGCCCAAAAACCCAGACGGGCCAGACGACcaagatgggcccgacgaccaggaCGGGCCTGACAACCCGGACATGCCAGACAACacggacgggctcgacgacccaaacgggcccgaaaACCCGGACGGGCCAAAAGAGCCAGATGAGCCCTacgacccagacgagcccaACGATCTAAACGGGACGATGACCCGAACAGGCCCAACGATTCAAACAGGCCCAATGATGCAGAcaggcccaatgacccgaacgggccaacGACTC GTTGGTTATGTTACAGAAGTTGACAAAGACCACGATGGGAGTGAAGAGGTGGAGGTTCAGGGCGTGATAAAGTGGAGGGTCAGGGGGCATGATGAAGTTAAGGGTCAGGAGGGTCAAATGGTGATGAAGTTGACTGTCAGGGGTGATAAAGTTGAGGGTCAAGGCTAA